In Erpetoichthys calabaricus chromosome 11, fErpCal1.3, whole genome shotgun sequence, the DNA window CACTGGCAATGGTGTCCTGGTAGCCCTCACAGTAGTGGGTAAGGCTGGCACACCCCACGGCTCTACACCTTGGTGCCTCCACTCCGCCGGTCCTTTTCACACCTCAGCACCCTGATGTCATATGCCCAGGTCTTGTCAATGCCTTCCCCTCTGGTGCCAATAGGAGTCCATTCTGGGAATGGGAATCGGCCTGCCACGACCAGGGCATCCTCGGGCAGCTCGGACAGCAGCTTCTCCTGCAGCAGAGGCAGCTACGTGTGGGCGAGAGAGAAACAGGACAGCAGGTCACCTTCCCACGTCAGGCCAGTTTGAGCAGGCTAACCAGCTGGCTGGGAGCACAGGGGGCACAGACATGACAGGCCTTTACAGTGGTCCAAGTGCCAAtgtgggtagagagctgccaggATGGCACTAAGGAGGTACCAGGGTCAAGTAAAGGTTGGGAACTGCAGAGTGCCGGGTGGCAGCAGAGGGACTGGtgggtgaaaggcgctatacagcagGCAGACCTTCATTTGTTCCCTGGAggaagtttggctttttacagaagttcaacaaacaaacaaacaaacaaacaaataaacaaataaataaatattattaaattatgacaaacaacaaacctcCGTGCCACAAATTAGAGGGCAGGGGGCCAATAAAATATGAGTGGGGTGAAGAGGCCTCTGGGGACACCGTGGGGGGGGATATGTAGACCCAAGTGTTTCGGGGGGCACTCATGACTCCAGCCGCCCGCTGAGCGCGGGGTCAACAGGTGAGTGACCAAGGGTCACCTGGCTGGCTAGACTGGAGAGAGAGCGCGGGTAGCGGGCAGCGGGTTGTGTGTGGTCAGGAGGGCAGACGACTCAACAGACCGGGGGGTCCTGAGGCTCGGGCACCAGTGCGGGTTCTGCCTGCTCATCATCAGACACGCTCATGTCCTCCCTTTGATCATCCCCCCTCATGTGTGGTGCTGCTGTGCTTACATGCCTTGGTGCCCCCATCCCAAATAAAGGTGGGCTTACTCACCACGCTGGGTGCCAAGAAGACAGTCACATTGCTGCAGTCTGCCAGGCTGAcctacacagagagagagaggggggcatGAAAGATGTGCCTGGGTGGTCCGGCGGGTTGAGGCACCGGGCTGCAGAGCATAAACCTGCCCCTTCTGTCCTACAGTGCCAGGATGCACCTTTGGGTGGTCCATGTTCTACAAAGGTCCCTCCATCCATTTCTAGACCCCCTTAATCCATGGTAAGAGTTTCGAGGACTAAGGAAAGGCGCAATATAAGAGGAAGTCGTGCCAGCACCAGGCCTGCCACTCACCTTCCACAAGTCCTCCCGCCGGTACATGACATTCCCAGAATACCCTGCTCTCCAAGCATAGAAGGCAGCCAGGCGAAGGAGCCACGGGTTCAACTCGTAGCCAACTGCTGGCCGGAAACCTTGTCTGCAGGCCTCGAGCACCTGTTGGCAGAAGGAGACCAGTGAGTGGCACTCAGAAGTCTCGAGGGCACTGCAGGTTATGAGACTTGATAAGAGGGAGGGGCACAGCAGTTAGCACTGGCACCATTAGAATCCCAGATTCAAATCCCATGCCCAGTCACCACCTGTCTGGACTCTGCATGTTCTCATGGTGCTCATCTGGGAACCCCTCACCCCTCCAAAGATGATTCTTCCTTTGATGCCACGTATGTCCTTTGATGGATGGGCACCTCTCTGCCCCCATGTGACCCCGACAATATGATAGAGGAAGTGGACGGGTGCCCTCGAGATGCTGGTTTAAACGCACACCCTGACCCTGCGTTTGAGAGCAGTGCCCTCTGGGGGACAACTGCGGGTATTACAAGTAGAGAGCCCCACAGAGTGAGGGGGAGTGACAGGTGACGCTTTATTTAAGGGCCGCGTGCCACACGGGTGGTATAATGCGATGATAAACGTGTAGGAGCCACTGCATGTCTGACAGCTCCACACTGGCATTATCTGGGCTAGGAGGGTACCTCAGGTAGAGCATGAGGGGAGAGAGATGCCACCCAATGTGCCACCATGACTACAAGACCACCCTATCCAAGCTCACCAGGTGTCTCCAACCCTTCAATTTCCAATGCACAATGGGTGTTCTCACCTCAGCGCCCAGACTGGTGTCTAGTTGCCCATTTCAGATACCCAAGGGTCCACGTGCCTCAGCTGTTCTCAGCCATGTTGCTGTTTGCCCGATGCTCACCTGCTATAGGCAGTAACCCCTGAAGGACTCATGGCTGCGCTCTCAGGCAGAGCCGCAGGACCCCTGGCACAAGTTCAATACTCACAATGCGCCCGTCTCCAGAGCCCAGGTCCACCAGCTTCCCAGAACGCCCCTGCAGGAGGCCCATCACATTGTCCACCTGTGCCAGGCTGGCAGGAAGGTAAGGGACCTATAGTGACAATACCAAGATGTCATTAATGCTGCCCACCACAGCACACCCAAGTCTGCGCCAATAACTTTGGCACAAAGCGGCGGTGCCCAATGTGGTGGGCATGTAGTAGTCATGCATTTGTAAGAAAGTGGGCAGCAGACAGGCCCACCTCCGGGAGAATAACCCATCCTGTGCCAAGTAAAGAGGCAGCCAAAGGCAGGCATTGGTACACCTGAGAGAGGCAGAAGCCTGGGTATCATCCTGCATGCCAACGTGTCTTCCCACAAACTCAGGCTAGAAGTGACCACATGTCCACCATAAGGAGCTATAAAGAGGACCTTCAGCTGCAGGCCATCCAGACAAAGATGGTACCCAGTCTGTGTCTCCGAGCACCCTGGCATCTGTCTCAGCTGCATTGTGTTAAGCCACGCCATAGGGGACAGATCCTGTGGTGCGCCTGTGAGGTGGCACGACACTGCCAGCATGGTGGCCAATTCAACAATGCCAGCAGTTGTGTTAAACAAAGGAGGCACCCCAGCCTGGCACACAAGTGAACCACGCAGTCTTCTCACCCAGACACCAGCTACTGGagcacagcaccccctggagcgGGTACACTGACTGCGCATGGCTCCAGGCTATTCTGACCCACCAGTAATCCTCACCTGCAACTTCAAGGGCACCCGTCGAAATCCAGGCATCAGGAATCCTGCCCACATGACGTAGGCAGCAAACCCCGTGCCTGCCGCAATCTGCAGCAGGCCCCAGCCACCCAGGCTCTTCTCCTTGAGTGGCACCATCAGGTCGTCCGGCTCATCCGGGTCCATTGCTGGCTGGTAAAGAGACAAATGACAGTCTTGATTATTGAGGTTGGCATAGCCATGCCTAGAAAGAGTGGTAGGGAAATGGCTGTGCCATGTGAAATGGGCAGAAGTAACCTTCTGAGTTCCTCTTTTTTGTCCTTTGCACTTGACTTATTCAGGTTTTGCCAATGCCCAGTAGGTGAACCAGGAATCTGAGTGGCAAGCAAAGCCCACAGCGCCACCAGGCAAATGCAGTGCCATTTTATAGACCAACTGCACTGAAGCC includes these proteins:
- the antkmt gene encoding adenine nucleotide translocase lysine N-methyltransferase, which gives rise to MDPDEPDDLMVPLKEKSLGGWGLLQIAAGTGFAAYVMWAGFLMPGFRRVPLKLQVPYLPASLAQVDNVMGLLQGRSGKLVDLGSGDGRIVLEACRQGFRPAVGYELNPWLLRLAAFYAWRAGYSGNVMYRREDLWKVSLADCSNVTVFLAPSVLPLLQEKLLSELPEDALVVAGRFPFPEWTPIGTRGEGIDKTWAYDIRVLRCEKDRRSGGTKV